DNA from Phocoena phocoena chromosome 1, mPhoPho1.1, whole genome shotgun sequence:
AATAACTCTGACTTTGAGAACGTAGTCAATAACAAAGAAgtacacatgcgcacacacacacgtttaaATCCTCTGAGTAGTCAAGACGGGTCTCATAGAATATCTTGCTCAGAACAATTCAcgtaggggagttccctggtggtccagtggttaggacgtggcactttcactgccctgggccaggaactaagatcccgcaagccggcttggggaagggtggggggccaattcatgtaaagcatttagcctAACGCTTGGTCTACAACAGGCCCTCCATAGATGTTTACCTAGGATTATAACAATTATGTGAGTACCTGGGCAGCCACTCAGAGTTTGGTTACTCTTACCTTATGCACAGTTTCTTTTATTTAGCttctttttatttagaattttgattTAGCTTCTGCCTATAACAGATTAAAACTGAGTGGTGGGAATATAGTTGGAGACAGACAGGCACTTAATTGGAGATGGAAAATAATTGTatcaaacagacaagaaaaaaatccaaatgtaaTTGAGACCATTTAGTGTAGGGCCAAACTGCCTTCCACCTTTCTGGAGACCCTGAAGCTATCACTGCAGCACACCACAGTACAACTACTATGATGACCCAGAATCATCCAGAAATATTCTATGATATGTCATACACTCTATTTAAAACTGCAGGGAAACACTTACTACTATTCtaaagtttttataaaaaaattcaaatttgtaGAAGTTTTGTCACAGAAAACTTACAAATCAtctggaaattaagaaaaatcacatttgtcCACAATGCCATAAGCCAGATACATTAAGTGGGATATTTAAACTAAACATTAGGTGATCTTATTCTCTTGAAAGCCTTGGTATTGGCTGATTATTGGTCCTTCTAGCCTCAACTATCAATGTGAGATCATATGTGATATTATGGTGTTTCTAGACAGAGATCATTATTTTTCATAAGATGTAATGGCGTCTCAATGTCTTTTTGACATAAAGTTGCAATTGATCATagaattgcttcttttttttttttttcttttgagacaaGGTGGTCCATGAGTACAAGGTGTGGGGCTGAGTATGTAGCTCAGCATAAGCAGGAGGATGGGCATGTGCTACTTCGCCTCTCTGTGGCAAAGAATGGGATTTCCTTCCCAGACAGTTTAAATTCCCACTGACTGTTACTCTGAGAGGTCCAGTTTCACAGCTCTCCTGAGTGGTAAAGATAACCCTCACAATAAATTATCTCACTCTCCCAGTTTAGAAAAATTTCTCTCAGCTTTCCTTAAGCCACTGATTACATTTTTCACAGCATCACATCCCCGAGATGGTTCTTTGAAGGGAAATTTCTATCAAGAACATTTGGAGGCTGGGAAAGcaaaatggaggaaaaagaaagaaaaaagcacagaGTATTCCTTAGCCAGTTACCTTCATCCTGACAGCTGTCCTGACAGCTGTTCACAAGTTGATTTTCCTTTTGAACTCCACCACATGGAGAGAGGTATTTAGGCAATATGCAAACTTCAACCAATTTCATCTTGAAGAGGCACCTCTGGCTGCCAGGGGTCAATCCACCACCTTTGGCAGATTCATAAACCCTCTCCTTGGTCTTCTTCATTTTGACAGTACCAGATGTCAAATATCCAGCACATGGTAGTCAAGTGTCTTTTTCAATAATGAAAGTGTATTACAAGAATTTCCTGATCAATAGAAACAACATCCTGAGGAAGAGGCACCTGTTTTTCTCACGCTCTTGGAGGTGCCAACAGGCTTGAGGCAATCCTGAGGGATGAGGGCTAGGTGATTTAGAAGATATAAGGATAAATACATAAAGTTAATTGGtacataaaataaagatttaaatatccCTGAGTGGGGAAGGGAGTGATCTTCTGGTCACATCTCAAGTGGCCATATATGAGGGCTGAGCTGGGATAACTCCTCCACTCCCAAGGAAGAATCTGTGTCCTGTCCACCCCCAGTTTGGCATTCATGTTGGTGCCTGGTTTAGATGCAGCCATCAGGTCCTCAGTAGACACAGAATCCCACCAGGATTTTGATGAATGAGAATCAATTCCCCACCATTCACCTGAATGTCTTCGCAGGAGGCACTGTGAGTGGTCACATCCAGGTAGACTTTGTCCTTGAAAGCCAGACTGGCTACTGTGACAGAGTCAACAGATGTGACCTTGCTCAGGGGAGAAGAGGGGTTCTCGACCCTTCCGGTACTGAAGCCTGAGGCTGAGCTCCTGAGAGAAGTAGCCCTTCAGGGAGATGAGATAAAACCCATCACAGTTGATGATGATTGAGTTGTTTTGCACCTTCATGGTTCCATCCTTGTTTGGGGATGTGATGATGAAACCATTCTCATTTTCACACTCTAAGGAGggtagggtaaaaaaaaaaaaagattccttagCTCAGCGTTGGGCAACAGCCTTCCAATATGTCTAGAAACACATGAAGagaaagacacagggagagattttgagaagaatgaaaggaagaaaatactgtttttctcCATGAGGGCTGGAATCTGCTTTCCCTGTGGAATAGATGAGGCAAAGCTAATACTAGTAGCCAAGAGGGTTACAGATGGGGCTGGGTTCAAGAGCAGAGAGAATATAGCAGCTGGCAGTTATCACAACATACCTGTGGCAGGAAATGGAGCCTCAAGGTTTCCCTGTTTTTCAAAACCAGGAGGGATTGGCAATTCGGTGCTTCCTTTCTTGCTCAATGGATAGACTAGGGCCAAAGGGTGGTGGAAGTGCCCCTTGCCTGGGTCCTGCACACCCCCTCCATGCAAAGCAATTGCTTTTAACtcttctctgtcctctctccacttgatcatgaaatgaaaaattttcacATGCCCTGGGCACTAGACCTACCAACAGCATGTGTTACTGGCCTTTGCCAACAGTCATTTAAGCTTAGTTATGCTGTGATACTAAGTAAAGCTTAGTAATGTCCGTGGACTCAGATTCTGCTCATTAAGATGCAGGTAGAGAGCTCAAGGATATAGACCTACTTCTCCCTTCTACCTTTTTATTGCTAGTTTTTCCTGGAAGCTGCCCTGGGAATAGTGGTTGccacaggagaaagaaaaggaagagtagGAGGACACAGAATGATGGATTTCGTAGCTTTGTGTGGGGCCATTTCAAGTGCAAATCAAAAAaccaaatttcttttatttctacgGTAGCCTCAATATCATCCTGGATGGTCAAGCAACCACATCTCAAACTCCCCACTCTGCCCCATGTCCCTCAGAAATAGGAAAGAATAGGTACTTTACTGAAATGTGCACTGCTGGGCACATTTCAGTAATTCTTGCTTTGTATCAAGTCCATGGGAAATACTTTGAATTGAAAGTAAGGATTACTTATTAGAAGGCAAGATATACTTTCCTTTAGCTCAGGAGGACTTAACAAATGAATATCCATACAGAAACTACTGGTGGTTGTTCAAGTATTAATCATGGATCCAAATACTGCTGTCCAGGTAAAGTATCACCTTGACTTCAAGTCCCCCAACTCTCATTAAGGTAAAATCCCGTCCTATAATAGAATNNNNNNNNNNNNNNNNNNNNNNNNNNNNNNNNNNNNNNNNNNNNNNNNNNNNNNNNNNNNNNNNNNNNNNNNNNNNNNNNNNNNNNNNNNNNNNNNNNNNNNNNNNNNNNNNNNNNNNNNNNNNNNNNNNNNNNNNNNNNNNNNNNNNNNNNNNNNNNNNNNNNNNNNNNNNNNNNNNNNNNNNNNNNNNNNNNNNNNNNTGGATTGGAGGGTATTGAGATGGCACCTAAAGGaggaaaaagtatatatttttaagaaaaaaatgaacaaatggaattcATATCCTGTGAAGCAGAAATGCAGTAGCCTGTAAAGGGAATGACTTGATaagagatttgtttttttctatgtagATTAGACCCAGCCTTCCTGCCTGCCCCCCTTGCCTTTCTATAACATCTCTTAAGGTAAGTTAGGAGTCTTCTTCTCTTTCGTGCAAGCATCTAAGTAAGATCTGTCCTCATTTGCCAAACTCTTCCTTAGTATATTGTTTTGGCTCACTAATCCCCAATTTCCCATTCTGGATGACAGAGCACTTAACAGTCATCTTCTTAAGAAACCCATTCAGTCATAGAGCTACTTCATGGACAAGGCTGTGACCAATCAACCCTTCATGGCCACAGACTCCCAGAATGCACTGGGAGTGAATTCTGAAAGCTTCCTGACTGCTCGCTTTTTCACTGGAAAACAGGAGTAAGTGTCCTATTTTCAGGGCATACAGGCAATAAAAACTGTTCTAAACCTTCAGAGATGAGTAGATCTGCGTGTAGCATTTTTTAATGTTGGGTCTTTCCCTACTCTTTTACCATGTGAAAAATCTAACCTGAACCAAGTGAGTActcaaaagcaagaaagaagtaaaacaatgaagaaaggaaagctaATAAATAAAACGTCTGTGGAAATTTGGTGGTTAAAAGAACGAAGAAGTTCAATATGGAGCAAActccaaaatattaatatattaagtgaaaaaagcaaaagcaaagggCAGAATCATGTATAAAGTACATTACCATTTGTgtcaaaaaataatgataatgtttGTGTGGGCACTGAATTTATCTGACAGAATATAACGTTGCCTCTGGGGAAAGGAACTGGAAGCCTGAGGACAGGAGTGGGAGAGACCCTTACTTTCCATGgtctacttttttatattttataaattttgtattACCTactaaaaaaggaaatagaatacAAAAACAACTACAAAAACCCACCACCTACTGCACCTGCCAAGGACAAGAGCTCCTCCCACCAGGCTATTTTTGGCAAGATGTCCTGATCAAAGGTGTGGGGAGGAATTTGTTTTCATACTCTGGGGTGTGGAATCCCTGCTTCCCACTTTCCTGGCACACTCATAGCAGCAGTCAAACAGATTCCACTGGGGCCTGCCCATGCAGATGAAGAATCCCCTACTTCCCTTGTACATAAAATCAAAAGCCTCACCAGGCTTAAACCAACAGGCAGTGTAGGAAGAAGGAGAGCCTTTCTGAGCCCTGCCAGTGCCTGGGCCCCTGGAGCGATATTAGTCAGCAGTGAGCAGGTGGAGAGGTGTTGACCTGGGAAGACTTGACAGTCTTCAGCTCTCTCCCCTCTGCGGACTGTTTGTGAGGCTGAATTGGTATCCTTCATGCTTAAAGCAATGTTCTAGAAGAAAGCCTCTCAAAAGGCATATTACCCAATCACGATCACCATAATCCCCTGGGTAAATGAATACCTCCACTGCTCTCTGGGCAGGTTGGTCCCAGCCTGAATGGTCACCTTGTTAAAGTCAGAAGCAGCCTGTGCAGTTGCACAAAGAGCCCAGGGCTCAGCATGCAGCAACCTGGTCCTACAGCCAGCCAGGCAAGTATGGTGTCATCTTAGGAAAGTTCTATAATTTCTCTagacatcagttttctcatctttaaaaattcctCCAAGATCACAGACATCCCTTTCAGCACTAACTGttcatgatttaaattttaaaagttgcaaCTCTAAGtcaattttaataaaagagaaaaataggaagcTTCCTCACTCCAAATTTGCATAAAGCTCTCTGACTTAAAAGTTCTTGTGGTTTATTTGACTGACTTTGCAAAATCTCCAAAAGGTTCctgcaaataaaagaaatttcCTAGTGTTCTAAAACACTGTGATGACTAAGTAGGGGCAGTAATGACCAAGAGGACATTCTGAGACCAAGATGCTGAGAGGCAGCAAGGAAAGCACACGTGACTTCCTCTTTCAGGTAGATGCAAATGCAACTCCAGATTCgggcttcctttccttctcctgaaGGTCACCCAGTATTAGAAATTTGTATATTCTCACAAGTTTCTTCCTAGCATCAACACCACCAAGCCTAGGCAATGTTGTGAAATAAGACGGTGTTTCCACTTGCTCCAGGCCCTTCTACGACTCTTCCCTTCATCCTCCATACCTGATCGCCTCATGCTGACTACCCCACTGCCCAGAAATACCCTCACAGTGCCCAATTCAAGGTCTTCCATCACCTGGCGCCAACCTCCTTGTCAAGCATCACCGCTACACATATCCTTTCTGTGTCTTATGCTGGAGCcaaccatttcctctaagctcTTTGCCCTTGAATAGAGCCTGGTAGGACAAAACAGAGGGCACAGGCTTGGGAGTCAGATTCAGTTCAAATTGTGACTTCTCTAGTTTTGTGAATTTGGAAATGTTGTATACCATTGCTGAGCTTTAGCTTTCCTGTCTGTGAAAATAAGGCATAATATTATTATTGGAATGTTCCAGGAGATGACTGTAAAGCTTAAATAAGTTAACATATGTGAAAGTACCGAGGAGtttgcctggcacgtggtaagcatttgaaaaatacttgcttccttttttctctccaccAAGAATGGCCCTCCATCTATGTCGACCCATCAAAATATCACCACCTTCAAGGCCTAAATCAAATCCCTGATTTTTGGTCTCCCATAGCAAGTACTTAAAAACCACTCTATTCACATGGATGTTTATTATAGCTTTGTTTATTATTGCTAAAACTTGCCAAGCCAAAGCAatcaagatatccttcagtaggctgaatggataaataaactgtgatacatccagacaatggaatattgttcagtgctaaaaggaaatgagctttTCAAGCCATGGAAAGACACGGTGgcaccttaaatgtatattaccaaatgaaagaagacaatctgaaaagactatatactgtatgattccaattatgtgacattctgaaaaaggcaaactaTAGACACAGTTAAAGATCAGCAATTGccaggggtgagggaggagggagagatgaacaGGTGAAGTGCAGAAGATTTTGAGTACTGACACTATTCTGCATGATACTTTAATGGTGGGTACATGTTATTGTTCATTTGTTAAAAATCCATaaaatgtacaataccaagagtgaaccctgatgtaaaaaatttttttaaatcactctaTTGACTTTCATTCTACCACCATTGGATACATGTCTCATCTCCTCTACAAGACTACTTAGCTGTGTGCTCTTGGGAAAATGGCATTACCTtgctgatttttagtttcttcatctgtaaaatggaaatagtaaaaTCTATATCCCAGAGTGCTGTTGTGAAGATTGAATGAGATAAGGTATCTAAATTTTCAGTACCTGACCCGGAACATTGTAAGGAGTtgataaatgtcagctattattcTTGGATGCCCATGAGAGATAAGATCCATGTCATGTTCTTCATTTAGTCTATATAACACTATTTTACCTTTATATATGACTACAGAATGAaggaattaataaaatgaaaaatgaagtccAATGGAAGTCCTAAAATATCCCTCTGGCTCTCTGTAGCCCAGAGAAACAATACAAAAGAATCCTGGCTTCGTAAGAAAGGTTACcagaaaacaatcagaaaatattaattttacccACATGCACAAACATGGTCTTTCTCATATCAAGAAAATCAAAATCCTCATACCTTCTCCAGAtactaaaagaaaatggaatatatCAAAGGTCCCAGAGGGCTTTCATGTAAGGACAAGCTATACAATAAGGCTTCTTCAATATGCAAAGTTTGAAGAGCCAGTACCATCCTCAAAGGGGAACGGAAACTCCTATAAGTCTACACACCAGAATCAAAGCACAGTCCTGAAGTTTGAATGAGATGGTTTCAGAAGCATGAGTGTAAAAGAAGTCATCTTCTAACTGAACATtgtactttacagatgaagaaactgaggcctacaGAAGTAAAGGGATTCAACTCCTGTCCTCCAATGAAAGTACAACTTTCATTATACCAAAAcacagttttctttctctccatgcaAATTTAGAGTGTGGAGAAAGTTCTTTGAAGACTTTATTAATATTCCATTCCTTGTGTCCACTTCGGTGCCAAGGTGGAGGAAAGAAGAAGTTGCCACACACAGCAGATTGGCAGGGTGGTGGTCTCACGATGACCTCATCATGAAAGTGCATAGGGAGAGTCAAAAGTTCAGGCTTCCCTCCTGGGTTTGAGGGCTGTCATAAGCAGAGCCAAGAAAACAGAGTACTCAGTAGGCAGCTGATATATGGGCTATTTGACCAACTGACTGAATAATGCACATGTCCTGTCTAGGAGCAGCTGATGATATGAAAAAAGGTCAGCTGTCCCACTGTTCTCCAACTCTAATGTACATTTGATTCACCTGGAAAATTTGTAAAAATGTGTAGATGGCCAGTCTATTCATAAAGATTCTGATTCAAAAGGTGTAGGTGGACTcagtaatctgcatttttacAAGCACCCAAGGTTCAGGATTTGAGAATTACCACACTCAACTGTGAACTCCTGAAGGCCCAAATCCAGAAAATGTATCTTCAACCATGCCCGTGGCAAAAAGCATGCCTGTCCCAAAGCTGGTGCTCAAAGGATGTTTGCTCTACTGTAAGCACTATTCAATAGTTGATTGAATAGTTATATGATTGCCATGCTATTGCTGACTTGAAATAGCATCAACAATTACTGAGTATCTGTTATATGGCAGGCATTACATTCAACTCTAAGAACACAAAGGGAAAGAAGACACAAtccttatttttgacaaacttgCATGTCAACTGGAGAAACAGCTCCTCTACAAGAAAACCTTTGGTAAGCATCAACAGGCAATGTATGCCACAGGGTTCCAGAGAACAGAAAAGTCATTGCAGGCTTTGGCCACTCAAGAAGGAAAGACATGGTCTTAGGCCTTGAAAGCGAAAGATGACCCACATAATCCAAAGGCATTATATGGAAGAAAGGTCTAGCAATGAGACCATTCTTGGTATAgtcaagaaaaacaataaaaacttacTGAGAACTTATAACATGCCATGCACTGCATTACTCTTTCTCAATTTCATTACCTTTTTTGCTATCCAAAATAATACTGTTAAGTAGAAATAGTAATTACCCATgttttacagagagaaaaatgagaatcagTGCTGTTAAGAACTTGCTCAGGAAGAAACAGGTATTAACTTGAGTTTGATTGAACCCCAAGTTCATGGTAACATCCTTTCTCTTTATCCTACTCTATTTTAGAGTAAAAAACCCCTATGAAAGCATTTGAGGGttcaaaattaatttgaattattttaattgtcaATACTGAATAAGATTAAAACATTAGGTTTTAGATAGTTGTCAAAATATTCAGATATATCTCAAAATATCTagacattctccaggaaagagcTCCTCAGTCAATCCTACAAGGTTGTGTAGTATAGGTTGGCAAAGCCATTAGCTGGGCTCTGATTAGATGCAATTGTCCTGATAAGGGGCAGCAGGACAAGTACAAAGTAGGAAGCAAGCAGGCGATGCAAAGAAGAGTCAGAATTATGTCCTTTCCTGGCCTCTCTCAGCACCTGGAGCACTGAACTGTCTGAGAACACAGATGGAAAATGTCTGATATCTAGCATTTACCCAGCAGTCTGTACCATGTTCCCAAAAAGGTGATGCTTGCTTCATGGGCTCATCTTTGGAATGTGTGAGTTTCTAATTCTGACTCACTGGGATGTGGCATGAGGCTGCCAACCTCATACTCATATGGCATTTGTCCTGGAGGGGGATGTATCTGTGGCAGGAGGGAATGATACTCATCAAATAtgaaaccaggaagtgggctctgcATTCACTATGTGGGCCTTGCCCTTCCTCACTTGATATCAGTCAAAATCCTAGGTGGGAGTGGGATGGGATGTGAATCAGTGGAGGATGGCGGGGAAACAGATCTGTGATGGGAACTCTGTGGTTCACCCTGCAACCTCCACTGGGATGTGAATGTCTCCTCCCCCAACACTGGGCTTCATGTCAATCGGAGGAGACCTGAGAGATCATGAAAGCACAGCCTCACAAGCTCTCAGGGTGTGTCTCAACGAGCCTCTGAAGAGGAAGATGGAATTTTCTATATTTACCCATTACAGTGGGCTGGGAAGGTAGACTCTCACCCTGGTGGGCTTATTGTGTACTCAGCGGAAACTCCCTTACAAAGGCAAGGGCCCACACTTCGGATCAGCGAAGTTCAGAACCCCACTCAGAGAAAGGAATAGGAAGAATGGGCAAAAACTGATTCTTTGGCCAAAGAGTCTTCCATGATCAGAAAACTTTATCCCCAAAGTTACATTTCTTAAGAGATGAAGATGTGTGACTTTGAAAATCTTGCTGAATAAAGAGTCTACTGAGATTTaatgaatacaaagaaaagccattttaactgtcattcaagactctctctttctctatcccCACCCTTCACCATG
Protein-coding regions in this window:
- the TNFSF4 gene encoding LOW QUALITY PROTEIN: tumor necrosis factor ligand superfamily member 4 (The sequence of the model RefSeq protein was modified relative to this genomic sequence to represent the inferred CDS: deleted 1 base in 1 codon); this translates as MEGVQPLDEHVGNAPGRRFLRNKLLLVSSVIQGLGLLLCLTYICLRFSAQVPSQYPPIQSVTLLATKCENENGFIITSPNKDGTMKVQNNSIIINCDGFYLISLKGYFSQELSLRLQYRKGREPLFSLSKVTSVDSVTVASLAFKDKVYLDVTTHSASCEDIQVNGGELILIHQNPGGILCLLRT